TATATTGGGAGAATGTGGTTGTTACTGGATCTACAAGTCACTCAGAAATACGAGATGAACTCAGGAAACACAGAGTCTGATAATGATCACTGAGCACACAAACATCTTCACCTCCTGCGTTCCAGGAATTCCCCCAAAGtgtctgtaaagctgggtacacactacaggtttttcgtccaataattggacaaatcagccgacatatggctatttggtcagatattgtgtagtgtgtatacttacacaatgatctaaagtcgccccaaagtgccaatcatcgtgtcgtttggttggtcgtactgtttaatttttgcagaccaatcaccttccaatcctgcagtgtgtatgaattcacccgactatcggccaataatgtatctcagagtgacaggtctcagtctgcctgctgctgatcttgtcatgaGCCACGGTTTCTGTCAACTGTCTGCGGCTGTTTTtctttagagaagagactgatatgGATGGTAcgggctgctcccccctctctccccctgcacatgtagtcttaaccctctgtgtgctggctggaaCGGATAAGATTAGTGCATCATGAGATTAGAGCAGCGTCCGTCCGTTCCTGGGGTTAAACTTCAGCTGCCGGAGATAAAGCTGTCACACAGAATTTACGGGCAGTTTACAGTTCTGCACTCCGcacagtgctgtgtcaagacaggctgcccaatacaattgcCGGGCTGAACATCTCTCAATTAATTAAGACCTGAGCTGCCACTTGCCTTTTATGGACTACCTTgcagccgataattttgacagatgaagagcagagatcggatgataatcgtgtatagtgtgtacacatcaatCGGTACGCTGAttgggatttttttaaatttattctgttgttggtatatcgttaatcgtttacttttctgtagtgtgtacccagcttaagcagcAACGTGACCTCTTCTACTTATTGTCTGATCATTGTGACAGCACTTGTCCCAGAATTCATCTTCTAGCATTAGATGTATATTATGCACAAGTGACAACACACATATGACTATTTGCTGATATGAATACCAAATGTTTCAAAACTTCTTGTGAAAGTTGGAATCTCCCAATATGtacataaacccccccccccctcatagcaACTTATTCCAAACTGAAATGTGTGTATTACAATAGAATAACACTCCCTCCCCCTACATTAAATACTGCACCCTGTACTGTTAAATATGATATTACAAGTCGCAGTGGACTGATGTTATAAGAGGTGAGACAGAGATCCACAATGACTTGTAATATTTAAGGAATGAACATACAATGTTATTTGCCTCATCTTGATTTTCCAATATTAAAGAATAATGGAGTATTTCCTGCTGTCCCACTAAAACCTGCAGACCACACACTGCCAGGGTCTTAGTATATCAGGAAGCTTTTATTCAGTGTTTACGTAATTACACAGGACTACGTGATGCAGCGCCAGCTCCTCCTATAGGGCAGGGACCTGCTCTAATACAACACAAAGGTGGAACGCTAAATCCAATGCACTATGCTTGGGAAGAGATggggtttaaataaaaatatatttaagtggTAAAATGACTGAATGGTCAATCCATGTTTATATTAATTAGCGCAGTAACACAGGCTGTCAAATATATTAATGTTTCAGTACAAGATGAGAACGTCCCCTTACATTCCCTCTGCACAGGAGTCACACAGCTTTAATTCAGGGAAGATAAAGAAGTGTGCAACACAATTAATTCCTTCTTTACATCCTTCAAGCGCAGCTAATTAAGAGGCTGCAGCAATGACAGCGCAGTGGGCGGAGTCCAGGGTCGTACGAGGAAGGGACAGTGGTGTGTAGTATGAACCGTTACGCTGTGGCCGCTCTCTGCTGATAGGTCGCCATCATTTTCTTGATTTCAGCAATGGCTTTACCGGGGTTCAAGCCCTAAAAATAGAGACAGAACAGAGATAGAATTAGCCCCCACaattcttgtaatttttttttatagtttggtTTTAACAGAACCAAACGGGGAAAATAATTACATCTGATCTCCTCTACtatggggtaaatatattaaactgtGGTTTTTGCAAGTCgttgatattcggcgactttacAGGGCAAATTTAacatggcaatgtctttaaacgcaagttttgcctttaaagacatcaCCTCTTTAAAGAATccacagtttgatacatttaaactacagtttaatatatttacccccaaacATTTTTCTCAAGGTTTGAGGTAGGTATAGCGTCAGAACCACTCATAGTGCTCCAGAGTGCCAATCCAACCCTGTGCTTCCTTACAGCACAAGGGGACTCCACCTACGCTCTGCCACCCTATATATTTACAGCAGGGGTTAATAAGTGGGTTTTACTTCCCTTAGTCGAACCGTTGTACAATGTTATCTCTATATAGAGATGACAATCAGGCCCTCACTCTGCTGTCTCTGATAGTGGTTTTACAACGTAGCGTTTCCTTTCTCTGCCGCTGTTCAGTTTGGAGATATTTAATAGAAGATCTCATGTTTAGAACAGCTCCCGTCATCGCCTTTACTTGTTTAGAGGGAAAAGCCGCTTACGACGCAAGCGGAGGTCTCAGAACAACTGCCATAATAATGGGTATACATAGGGACATATACCTTGGGACATGTCCTGGTGCAGTTCATGATGGTGTGGCAGCGGTACAAGGAGAAGGGGTCCTGCAGTTTGGCCAATCGCTCCTCCGTGTAGTCGTCTCTGGAATCAATCATCCAGCGATAAGCCTGAAATCCACAGCAAGGGAGTGAGTTATGTGACTTTAATGAGTCCCTGAAATCCTGCCCACAAAGAGGTCTACAGCACCCCCTCTGATCAGGGAAAGGAAGACAGAGAGCAAGAAAAAGTATTTTATCATACAAACAAATAGGGGGGAGGCACAGCAGGGAGAGACTTGTGTACGGCGAGCATTGACGGTTACTGTGCTACAGTGATACTCTCACAATATCCAGTTACCTGCATGAGGACTGCTGGTCCCAGGTACTTGTCTCCGTTCCACCAATAACTGGGACAACTAGTGCTACAGCAGGCACACAGGATGCACTCGTACAGTCCATCCTGGTCACAGAGGGGAACGGATCAAAGGGTTATTCACAGAAGGGAGGTTAAGTCACATATAACATGATCTGAGAACCACTGAATGCAAATATTctcaaatatatgtaatataaggaAAAATTGATGCCGTGTGATAATGTGCGTTAAGCAACCTCTCTATTACCCATCTCTTTATATGAAGAAACATGAGTGACATTAAATAAACACTGCAGGCTCTTGTCATAAATGGATATTGTCCACACCAGACCTGTCAGATAGCAGATTACACCACAGGGCGATCTAAACTATAGATCCATTCATTAAGGGACCTTTTCATATCGGATAAGATTGTATTTCAGACAGGATCGAGGTTGCTGCATCTGGGTTTAAAGATcaattatgtattaaaaaaaagcagtTATTAGGCACCGGATATGATGGTTATATAACCAGGACGTAGCACAGGCAGCTGGTAGTATTGATTACGACCCCTAAACTCCACCTTGTGCCCGGAGAAATGGGTTCGGCCACCGTGAGGTTATATAAACCTTCTCACTCACCAGCTTGTCGCGGTCCTCGATGGACTGGATGTATTGTTCCTTCCCCTGATTGGACTCATCCTTCTTCTTCAGGTAGGGCTCAATGGATTTATACTGAGCATAGAAGTTACTTAAATCCTTGGGGAACAGAAAGGAACACAAATCCTCATACGGTCACCTGTATGTCATGTGACTGAGAGGTATCGTTAAGTGAAGGTTCATACATTAGAGAGCGCCTTCTATTGGAGCAGTGTGTACTGCTCCTGAATTCTTAATGGACTAACTCAAGGGGGAGCGAGTAACCGACAAACATACAACACCAACATAACTTAATTCTAAACACAAAGAACGCTGTAGCTACACCCACCCCCAATCAGATAACCCAGGAACTGTGGTTCCAGCACTTACAGGTACAAGGTCCTTCACTACATACAAGTGAGGGAGGGGGTAGATTTTGGAGACTTTACTCAGGTTATCGTCAATCCTGGTGGTGCAGGCCAGAGTGTTGCCCCCGTTAATATTCATGGCACAGGAGCCACAGATACCTGGAAGAAGGTAATAAGTAGATTGGGTATCTTCCTGCTGACCCCAGGGTCCTCAGCATCACTCCCAGAAGACACTCACCCTCTCGACATGACCTGCGGAAGGTCAGCGTGGGGTCCATCTCATTCTTAATCTTAATGAGAGCATCCAGGACCATGGTGCCGCACCTGAGGGTGAAGAGGAGAATGGGTCAGTAGACCTGCGGCGATTGCAGAAGATGGTGCATGCAAAGCACATACTCTAATAACAGAAACTGAGTGGGATTGCAGTTAATACAGTGCTCATATGCACTGTTCATATGCCTAATATATCACAATCAGCGCAATGCAGCTCAAGAGCTTACAATCAGTAACCGGAAAAGAGAACTCACGCATTCAAGTCGATCTCATAAGTCTGCATGCGCGGCTTGTCACCAGGCTTGTCAGGATCCCATCTGTAGACGGCAAACTTCTTCAAGCGGGCCGCCGCCTGGGAGGCGGGGGCTGCGGCGGTCTGAGCGCTACGAGAGACCTGAAATAAACATACTCAGCATGAAAGATGCTGCATCTGGGTACAAGATTTATCCCACAATGTCACAGAGACCAATGTCAGTGATATCAGAGAATGCAAATCCtttctggtcttcccaaaatcagactcaaaccgctacaatctattttgcacgcagcaacTAGATTGATTGTCCCTGCTAATTGTccctgttcttcctctgctgagtcactctgtcagtctctacatcgaTTGacagtttttcaacaaatccaatataaaattcttctactaacatacaaggccgtcaacaaaattgcaccaacatacatctcctcacttgtctcaaaatatttcccaacttgacacctccattctgtacaagatctgggtctctcctccactctcatcacatcctcccattcccggttacaggacttttttcgggctgcacccactttgtggaattccctccctcgcacaacaagactatcctctagtcttcaaacgttctctcaaaaacccacctcttcagacaagcttttaatattcctcaaccagcatcttaatctccttaggttaccctattaccaccctctacacagctaacacaagacaacaaccctctgaccaacattgctgtgtgactgatcacacagcccactcaatactttgtaacctttgcattctagctgaaaatatgcaatatgatgcagcacttacccttatgtatcaaactcccattgtcctatagactgtaagcttgtgagcagggccctcttacctctacttatgtattacccagtattgttttattacgatttgttcccaaatgtaaagaactacggaatctgttggcgctatataaataaatattgatgatgatgtcagAGAACACAGAATGCAAATTCACAGATAACTATGTAGAATAACAGATGAACTAAACTGAATATTTTCAAAAcgtttttgcaaaatatttctcACTTTGTAAGTGGTTGGGATATTTTGCATGTCAAATAAACAGCGATGTTTTGAGTACCACATGGTGCCAGTCTACTATGGGATCTCACACTGAACTCCCCCCATAGTGTGAAACCGTAAAACAAAACAGATGGCAAAGATCGTATCACCTGAACTGCGCACCACTGCAaaatcacacacatatatacataatcgACTTCACCGTCATTTTAGCTAATCTCTAACTCAGAGGCAAATAAATACTTCTATTAACTCGTCCGTTCTATAACGAGGCAACATAATCGTTACAGAAAGCTATAATCCTTAAATAAGGTTTGTCCCCGAGTTCTTACTGTGTATTTGTTACTATACTCACAGGTGCTGCTCTCCTTGCTCATATTGTAACTAAACCAGGTCTAGAAGTGAATGGAAAGACTACATCACATCTATTATGGACTAAAAAGGATCTAAATTTGTGGTCAGTCATTGTGAGGACATCACAGATCCCACCACATCCATATAGTGATCGGATTATTCACGCAAAGCTCGTGAGAAAGCAGCCAAGAAAAGTCATTGAAGTGTGAAGATTGGTAACAAAGAGCCTCAGTGAGGTCGCTGGTTCCAAGTAATGTGGATTTCTGGGAACACTGGTTCCCTTTTATCACTAATAACTGACAGTAAAACCCAGAATCTGAACACGTCAGTCACCAGATACACAGGGATATGAGGGTAATATATAGAGTGACACTGAGTATACACAGCTCATACTGCTGTCACCCAGGTACAGAGAGGGACAGTCAGATACACAGGGATATGAGGGTaatatatagtgacactgagtataTACAGCCTCATACTGCTGTCACCCAGGTACAGAGAGGGACAGTCAGATACACAGGGATATGAGGGTaatatatagtgacactgagtataTAC
Above is a genomic segment from Mixophyes fleayi isolate aMixFle1 chromosome 11, aMixFle1.hap1, whole genome shotgun sequence containing:
- the SDHB gene encoding succinate dehydrogenase [ubiquinone] iron-sulfur subunit, mitochondrial, with the protein product MATTAITQHTIESEGRAQSGVSHYRAQRKDKTAALAAAADLRDQIFRISMVYMSVPRCMSGAWRCPSVKRKMAAVVISLKRSGSLLRTVGALQVSRSAQTAAAPASQAAARLKKFAVYRWDPDKPGDKPRMQTYEIDLNACGTMVLDALIKIKNEMDPTLTFRRSCREGICGSCAMNINGGNTLACTTRIDDNLSKVSKIYPLPHLYVVKDLVPDLSNFYAQYKSIEPYLKKKDESNQGKEQYIQSIEDRDKLDGLYECILCACCSTSCPSYWWNGDKYLGPAVLMQAYRWMIDSRDDYTEERLAKLQDPFSLYRCHTIMNCTRTCPKGLNPGKAIAEIKKMMATYQQRAATA